The proteins below are encoded in one region of Mangifera indica cultivar Alphonso chromosome 7, CATAS_Mindica_2.1, whole genome shotgun sequence:
- the LOC123221295 gene encoding glycolipid transfer protein 1-like encodes MEGTVFTPSLEGMKHIKSEKGQMLTKPFLDVCKLILPVIDKFGGALALVKSDISGNITRLENKYLSNPTEFEKLYSLVQVEVSAKTAKGSSSCTNGLLWLTRAMDFLVELFRNLLSHPDWPMSQACTDSYTKTLKKWHGWLASSSFMVAMKLAPDRKKFMDVIGGSGDVNADMEKFCATFSPFLEENHKFLATVGMDDLKAS; translated from the exons atgGAAGGAACAGTGTTTACTCCATCGTTGGAAGGAATGAAACATATCAAATCTGAAAAAGGGCAAATGCTCACCAAGCCTTTCTTGGATGTTTGCAAATTGATTTTGCCCGTTATAG ACAAATTTGGAGGTGCACTTGCCCTTGTAAAGTCTGATATTAGCGGCAATATAACG aggttggaaaataaatatttatccaatCCCACTGAATTTGAGAAGCTGTACAGCCTTGTACAAGTAGAAGTTTCAGCTAAAACTGCCAAAGGATCATCTAGTTGTACCAATGGTCTTCTCTGGTTGACAAG AGCAATGGATTTCCTGGTGGAATTGTTTCGCAACTTGCTTTCACATCCAGATTGGCCAATGTCACAAGCTTGTACAGACTCCTATACCAAGACCCTGAAGAAATGGCATGGTTGGCTTGCAAGTTCAAGTTTCATG GTTGCTATGAAGCTTGCACCAGATAGGAAGAAGTTCATGGATGTGATAGGTGGCTCTGGTGATGTAAATGCTGACATGGAGAAATTTTGTGCTACCTTTTCTCCATTTCTTGAGGAGAACCACAAGTTTCTG
- the LOC123221299 gene encoding dCTP pyrophosphatase 1-like has product MGEGEVVNPEEEQRVLDISIKDLSKKLEEFAKARDWEKFHSPRNLLLAMVGEVGELSEIFQWRGEVDKGLPNWEEADKEHLGEELSDVLLYLIRLADICGIDLGDAAAKKLVKNAIKYPPKPLLK; this is encoded by the exons ATGGGAGAAGGTGAAGTAGTGAACCCAGAAGAAGAGCAGAGAGTTCTGGATATTAGCATCAAAGACCTCTCCAAAAAGCTCGAAGAATTCGCCAAGGCGAGAGATTGGGAGAAATTTCATAGCCCCAGAAACCTTCTCCTCGCTATG GTAGGTGAAGTGGGAGAACTTTCAGAAATATTCCAGTGGAGAGGAGAGGTGGACAAAGGGTTGCCAAATTGGGAAGAGGCAGATAAGGAGCATCTTGGCGAAGAGCTATCAGATGTTCTTCTATATCTTATCAGGTTGGCCGATATTTGCGGCATTGATCTCGGCGATGCTGCCGCCAAGAAGCTTGTCaaaaatgcaatcaaatacccacctaaaCCCCTTTTGAAGTAA
- the LOC123221298 gene encoding 60S ribosomal protein L14-2, whose protein sequence is MPFKRYVEIGRVALVNYGKDYGRLVVIVDVIDQNRALVDAPDMVRSQMNFKRLSLTDIKIDINRVPKKKTLIEAMEKADVKNKWENSSWGRKLIVQKRRASLNDFDRFKIMLAKIKKGGLVRQELAKLKKENVS, encoded by the exons ATG CCATTCAAGAGGTACGTGGAGATCGGGAGGGTCGCCCTCGTCAACTACGGCAAAGATTACGGCAGGCTTGTCGTTATCGTTGATGTTATCGATCAGAACAGA GCTCTAGTTGATGCCCCTGATATGGTCAGAAGCCAGATGAATTTCAAGAGGCTTTCACTGACTGATATCAAAATTGACATCAACCGTGTCCCAAAGAAGAAGACTCTGATTGAGGCTATGGAGAAGGCTG ATGTTAAGAACAAGTGGGAGAACAGCTCTTGGGGCAGAAAGCTGATTGTCCAGAAGAGAAGAGCATCTCTTAATGACTTTGACAGGTTCAAGATTATGTTGGCTAAGATCAAG AAGGGAGGATTGGTCAGGCAGGAGCTTGCAAAGCTGAAAAAGGAGAATGTTTCCTAA
- the LOC123221294 gene encoding putative protein phosphatase 2C-like protein 44, translating to MGLRDLHLKLKAFRLRRFVIGGGSKNRDGEIKKKPGWMVPISHGYHVVEEDSVRGGGSYDSDSDLVVVQREQIEEIELWFFGVFDCQIGDGVTKYMQSHFFDRNLKESQIRRKSKETMRKAYLGARARVREAQKEDEAWRVGSASVMVINGEKLVIANMGDYRAVVCRDGVAYQISSGLQQTAKRHWTRRFFSVRILACDAGNATRVKHSKGAELSVGAEKIDSYTEFALIASTGIWEVMKNQEAVSLIRHIEDPQEAAECLAKEALTRMSRSNISCLVIRFD from the exons ATGGGACTTAGGGATCTTCATCTCAAACTTAAG GCATTTAGGCTGCGGCGGTTTGTGATAGGTGGTGGGAGCAAGAATAGAGATGGTGAGATAAAGAAGAAGCCTGGTTGGATGGTGCCAATCTCTCATGGATATCATGTTGTTGAAGAAGACTCAGTTAGAGGTGGGGGTTCGTATGACTCTGATTCTGACTTGGTTGTGGTACAAAGAGAGCAAATTGAAGAGATTGAGTTGTGGTTTTTTGGAGTTTTTGATTGTCAGATTGGTGATGGAGTTACCAAATATATGCAGTCCCATTTCTTTGATAGAAATCTAAAAGAG TCTCAGATCAGGAGAAAGAGCAAAGAAACAATGCGAAAGGCTTATCTCGGAGCAAGGGCAAGAGTGAGAGAGGCACAGAAAGAAGATGAGGCATGGAGAGTGGGTTCAGCTTCTGTGATGGTGATTAATGGAGAAAAACTTGTCATAGCTAACATGGGTGACTATAGAGCTGTGGTTTGCAGAGATGGTGTGGCTTATCAGATCAGTAGCGGACTTCAACAAACTGCCAAAAGACATTGGACTCGAAGATTTTTTTCTG TACGCATACTAGCGTGCGACGCAGGCAATGCAACGAGGGTTAAGCACTCAAAAGGTGCAGAACTTTCAGTTGGGGCTGAAAAGATTGATTCTTATACTGAATTTGCGCTCATAGCAAGCACTGGCATATGGGAG GTGATGAAAAATCAAGAAGCTGTGAGTCTTATAAGGCACATAGAGGATCCGCAAGAAGCTGCTGAGTGCTTGGCAAAGGAGGCATTAACTAGAATGAGCAGAAGTAACATTTCTTGTCTAGTTATCCGCTTTGATTAG
- the LOC123221293 gene encoding COP1-interacting protein 7-like, with product MKSSTRLESAVFQLTPTRTRCDLVISANGKTEKIASGLLNPFLAHLKTAQEQMAKGGYSIVLQPESGSDATWFTKGTIERFVRFVNTPEILERVYTIESEILQIEEAILIQSNNEIGLSTVEEIPAKPMESIKGSRPLPDSNEEKAIVLYEPGERPPEANGSATQKGNSRVQLLKILETRTTALQKEQGMAFARAVAAGFDVDHMVPLMSFSESFGASRLKDACMRFRELWKRKHETGQWVEIGEAEAMPNQSDFSTMNASGIMLSNALNQQKEFSETSENDGRASIGANADEKLPMDHQSPITQEHFQGQYPHHMFPPWPIHSPPGALPVFQGYPIPGMPYYHNYPANSPYFQPPYPSAEDPRHNAGKRMGQRRNSMDGRDIGTESETWETDGPKAISQDDAEPEKQTSRIRSGRKQSGVVIIRNINYVTSKGQDASDSETESASYCETDDEDGDIGGTAQETKHKSSLRSSKRKEGHLSSMDVDMRGTVNGKDEERGPWQAFQNFLLRDADEEERGVDREMFAMEKGVRARQQQSTAGDDPLASCGRDMGGYHQGNITDMHKISGNIARRPKGSRDELLNSGRVDQSGDGRRFRDGQMDLQSTEMNGGRGGYRRTTNEDLFIHRRENQSGFLNSPTDPLTVNGFEQATNDLDRRSSHNMGDDSYIVPLRSATQDQVGSDGRNAIDMASEFPSSHQMTQSKSNSVGNLVSYEPDELSLMPERGGEKGLSGFDPALDYELQANVQDGASLNKKNKEAVTDAKQGSKKLVKDRRTKLMDSSDKKSVGPIRKGKPSKLSPLDEARARAEKLRTYKADLQKMKKQKEEEELKRLEALKIERQKRIAARGSSIPAQSPLLSQQTRKQLPAKLSPSASKGSKFSDSEPGTSSPLQRFSVRTASLGSSDSLKASKPSKLNKGSHPGGNRLTRSVSTLPEPKKGNSAVTPDTKVSMARIRRLSEPKIISSPYVSSVKPRSAEPSSKPKSFNGPESKKISAIVDYDKTKAASLPELKVRKSKETDVTHGKSAAKESTQKVNGTKSSTTSEGIEMKRNKDKKSHHSDGDDNVVIEKTVVMLECEKPSAAVQKRKEIVEFKKGHSDGDKVVEKTKAVSDYVAIHAPLSPLTIDGADKEPMEHQSQEKPSSYEVMTGNSGNSEKESPKFSGINDSEKPYKAPFARVSSMEDPCTTNSEYGRAPATNIQIVATGTETVKAHVSDSKSLKLEKIPEALDKPLIKESSKGFRRLLKFGKKNHSSATSDRNSESDNFSVYGSEADDVGTNLAFSSEVHTLKTLISQDETPIPAATPQKPSRTFSLLSPFRSKNSEKKLTT from the exons ATGAAGTCGTCAACTCGGCTTGAGTCAGCTGTGTTTCAGCTCACTCCAACCCGGACAAg GTGTGATTTGGTGATATCTGCCAATGGAAAGACGGAGAAAATAGCTTCTGGATTGCTGAATCCATTTCTTGCCCACTTAAAGACTGCTCAGGAACAGATGGCTAAAGGGGGTTATTCGATTGTGCTTCAGCCAGAGTCTGGCAGTGATGCAACATGGTTCACAAAGGGAACCATTGAAAG GTTTGTTCGCTTTGTGAACACTCCAGAGATCTTGGAGAGAGTTTATACAATAGAATCTGAGATCTTGCAAATTGAGGAGGCAATCTTGATTCAAAGCAACAACGAGATAGGGTTGAGTACC GTAGAAGAAATTCCAGCAAAGCCTATGGAAAGCATTAAAG GTAGCCGCCCTTTGCCGGACTCTAATGAGGAGAAAGCCATTGTTCTCTATGAG CCTGGAGAACGTCCTCCTGAAGCAAATGGATCTGCCACACAGAAGGGAAATTCAAG AGTCCAGCTATTGAAAATCCTAGAGACACGGACAACTGCATTACAGAAGGAGCAAGGCATGGCCTTTGCGCGTGCTGTTGCTGCAGGTTTTGACGTTGATCACATGGTGCCTCTGATGTCGTTTTCTGAAAGCTTTGGGGCCTCACGATTGAA GGATGCTTGCATGAGATTTAGGGAATTATGGAAAAGAAAGCATGAGACTGGTCAGTGGGTTGAAATTGGAGAAGCCGAGGCTATGCCTAACCAATCAGATTTTTCTACTATGAATGCATCGGGCATTATGCTTTCTAATGCGCTCAATCAGCAGAAAGAATTTAGTGAAACTTCTGAAAATGATGGCAGAGCAAGCATTGGTGCAAATGCAG ATGAGAAGCTTCCAATGGATCACCAATCACCCATCACTCAAGAACATTTTCAAGGGCAGTATCCACACCATATGTTCCCTCCCTGGCCGATTCATTCACCGCCTGGTGCACTACCAGTTTTTCAAGGGTATCCCATTCCAGGCATGCCTTACTATCATAATTATCCAGCAAATAGCCCATATTTTCAGCCACCTTATCCTTCAGCTGAGGATCCTAGACATAATGCTGGAAAAAGAATGGGACAGAGAAGGAATTCCATGGATGGTAGAGACATTGGTACTGAATCTGAAACCTGGGAGACAGATGGCCCTAAAGCGATTTCTCAGGATGACGCAGAACCCGAGAAACAAACTTCTAGAATCCGATCTGGTAGAAAGCAATCTGGTGTAGTTATCATTCGGAACATTAATTATGTTACTTCAAAGGGGCAAGATGCTTCGGATAGTGAAACAGAATCAGCTTCATACTGTGAAACTGATGATGAAGATGGAGATATAGGAGGCACTGCCCAAGAGACAAAGCACAAAAGCAGTTTGAGATcttcaaaaagaaaagaggGTCATTTATCATCTATGGATGTGGACATGCGAGGGACTGTTAATGGGAAGGATGAAGAGCGTGGACCGTGGCAAGCATTTCAAAACTTTCTACTGAGAGATGCTGATGAAGAGGAACGTGGTGTTGACCGAGAAATGTTTGCAATGGAAAAGGGGGTTCGAGCAAGACAGCAACAGAGTACAGCTGGTGACGATCCTTTAGCTTCATGTGGTCGAGATATGGGTGGGTATCACCAAGGGAATATTACAGATATGCATAAAATTAGTGGAAATATAGCTCGCAGGCCTAAGGGATCAAGAGATGAATTATTGAACTCTGGAAGAGTGGATCAATCTGGTGATGGTAGAAGGTTCAGAGATGGTCAAATGGATTTACAATCCACAGAAATGAATGGCGGAAGGGGTGGATATAGGAGGACCACAAATGAAGATTTGTTTATTCATAGACGGGAAAATCAATCAGGTTTTTTGAATTCTCCAACAGATCCACTGACTGTTAATGGATTTGAGCAAGCAACTAATGATTTGGATAGAAGGTCATCACATAACATGGGTGATGATTCCTACATAGTACCATTGAGGTCAGCTACACAAGATCAAGTTGGAAGTGATGGAAGAAATGCTATTGACATGGCTTCTGAGTTTCCATCATCACATCAGATGACACAGAGCAAGTCTAATAGTGTTGGAAACCTAGTCAGTTATGAACCGGATGAATTAAGTTTGATGCCTGAGCGTGGAGGGGAAAAGGGATTGTCTGGTTTTGATCCTGCCTTGGATTATGAATTGCAAGCTAATGTTCAAGATGGTGCTTCActgaataagaaaaataaggagGCTGTGACTGATGCCAAGCAAGGGTCCAAGAAGTTAGTCAAGGACCGGAGAACAAAACTTATGGATTCTTCAGATAAGAAGAGTGTGGGACCAATAAGGAAAGGAAAGCCTTCAAAGTTGAGTCCTCTGGATGAAGCAAGAGCCCGTGCTGAGAAACTAAGAACCTATAAAGCTGATCTGcagaaaatgaagaaacagaAG GAAGAGGAAGAGTTAAAACGACTGGAAGCTTTGAAGATAGAGAGGCAAAAGAGAATTGCTGCTAGAGGCAGTTCAATTCCTGCTCAATCACCTTTGCTCTCACAGCAAACCCGAAAACAGTTACCTGCAAAACTTTCTCCTAGTGCTTCTAAAGGTTCAAAGTTCAGTGATTCAGAGCCCGGAACATCATCGCCTTTACAGAGGTTCTCTGTCAGAACTGCTTCTTTAGGATCCAGTGATTCGCTTAAAGCCTCTAAACCTAGCAAATTGAATAAAGGAAGCCACCCTGGTGGAAATAGGTTAACCCGTTCAGTGTCAACATTGCCTGAGCCAAAGAAAGGAAATAGTGCTGTAACACCTGATACCAAGGTATCCATGGCCAGGATTAGAAGATTATCTGAGCCAAAAATAATTAGCAGTCCATATGTTTCTTCAGTGAAGCCACGAAGCGCTGAACCATCATCAAAGCCAAAATCATTTAACGGGCCTGAGAGTAAGAAAATATCGGCAATTGTGGACTATGATAAAACCAAAGCTGCTTCTCTTCCAGAACTAAAAGTTAGAAAATCTAAAGAAACTGATGTTACTCATGGCAAATCAGCAGCAAAAGAATCAACACAGAAGGTCAATGGAACTAAATCTTCTACCACTTCTGAAGGCATTGAAATGAAGAGGAATAAGGACAAAAAATCACATCATAGTGATGGGGATGACAATGTGGTTATTGAGAAGACTGTTGTGATGCTTGAATGTGAGAAACCGTCTGCTGCTGtgcaaaagagaaaagaaattgtggAATTTAAGAAGGGACATTCTGATGGTGACAAAGTAGTTGAGAAAACCAAGGCAGTGTCAGATTATGTTGCTATTCATGCGCCATTGTCACCACTAACCATTGATGGAGCTGATAAAGAACCCATGGAACACCAATCACAGGAAAAGCCCTCTTCATATGAG gtgATGACAGGAAACTCTGGCAATTCAGAGAAGGAATCACCAAAATTTTCAGGCATCAATGATAGTGAAAAACCATATAAAGCCCCATTTGCTCGGGTCTCTTCTATGGAAGACCCTTGTACTACTAATTCAGAGTACGGAAGAGCACCCGCCACGAATATACAGATTGTGGCAACAGGGACAGAGACTGTTAAAGCTCATGTTTCTGATTCTAAAAGTTTGAAACTAGAAAAGATTCCGGAAGCGTTGGATAAACCTCTGATAAAAGAATCATCAAAAGGTTTTAGACGGCTGTTGAAGTTTGGGAAAAAGAATCATAGCTCAGCTACAAGCGACCGTAATAGTGAATCTGACAATTTTAGTGTCTATGGTTCTGAGGCAGATGATGTTGGCACAAATTTGGCTTTCTCTAGTGAAG TTCATACATTGAAAACTCTGATCTCTCAAGACGAAACCCCTATTCCTGCTGCTACTCCACAAAAGC CTTCCCGAACTTTCTCTTTGTTGTCTCCCTTCCGGAGCAAGAATAGTGAAAAGAAGCTGACAACTTAA